A genomic stretch from Marinobacter fonticola includes:
- a CDS encoding lytic murein transglycosylase, with amino-acid sequence MKRGTSAVRRLAPWLAAISLAAPYTLAQETTQPTSQADFGQCIGQLKDRALKEGVSPEVAQNVLDQVTFLDRVIELDRRQPEFTTTFADYLNRRVNEARIDKGRELLNTHAELLAKVSRETGVPAPYLVAFWGLETNFGSYFGKMSVPSALATLACDPRRSDYFSGELISALRIIDEGAIAPEQMEGSWAGAMGHVQFMPSVFLRYAVDADNDGKRDLWNSIPDAMMSAGNFLQSLGWNGDYRWGREVQLPPGFDYSLAGLKRERTLSEWRKLDVRDAFGKPLPQAAVDAALLVPAGHEGPAFLVYHNFHVIMGWNRSEYYALAVGHLADRIAGAGGLQNPPPEDLPRLSREDIEALQAALNQRGYDSGEPDGILGPATRSAIRDFQKDQKRIADGYPDPGLFEALDIKLQGTEAS; translated from the coding sequence GTGAAAAGAGGGACATCCGCCGTCCGCCGTCTGGCCCCTTGGCTTGCCGCCATCAGCCTGGCCGCCCCTTACACCCTTGCCCAGGAAACCACTCAACCCACGTCCCAAGCCGATTTTGGTCAATGCATCGGTCAGCTCAAGGACCGGGCCCTGAAAGAAGGCGTCTCGCCGGAAGTGGCCCAGAATGTCCTGGATCAGGTCACATTCCTCGACCGTGTGATCGAACTTGACCGGCGCCAGCCGGAATTCACCACCACTTTTGCCGACTATCTCAATCGCCGTGTTAACGAAGCGCGTATCGACAAGGGCCGCGAGCTTCTAAACACCCACGCCGAGCTGCTGGCCAAGGTATCGCGGGAGACCGGCGTACCTGCGCCTTATCTGGTGGCCTTCTGGGGACTGGAAACCAACTTCGGCAGCTATTTCGGCAAAATGTCCGTCCCCAGCGCCCTGGCGACCCTCGCCTGCGATCCGCGCCGCAGCGATTACTTCTCCGGCGAGCTGATTTCTGCCCTGCGTATCATCGACGAAGGCGCCATCGCCCCGGAACAAATGGAAGGTTCCTGGGCCGGCGCCATGGGCCATGTGCAATTTATGCCGTCGGTCTTCCTGCGTTACGCGGTCGATGCGGATAACGATGGCAAGCGTGACCTCTGGAACAGCATTCCCGACGCCATGATGTCTGCCGGCAACTTCCTCCAGAGTCTGGGCTGGAACGGCGATTACCGCTGGGGCCGCGAAGTACAGTTGCCGCCTGGTTTCGACTACAGCCTGGCCGGTCTGAAGCGCGAGCGAACGCTGTCCGAGTGGCGCAAACTCGATGTCCGTGACGCCTTTGGCAAGCCGCTGCCCCAAGCGGCTGTCGACGCGGCCCTACTGGTACCCGCAGGGCATGAAGGACCCGCCTTCCTCGTCTACCACAACTTCCACGTGATCATGGGCTGGAACCGCTCGGAATACTACGCCCTGGCTGTCGGCCACCTGGCGGATCGCATCGCGGGTGCCGGCGGTCTGCAGAACCCGCCGCCGGAAGATCTGCCGCGACTCTCCCGGGAAGATATCGAAGCATTACAAGCCGCCCTGAACCAGCGCGGCTACGACAGTGGCGAGCCTGACGGCATCCTCGGCCCGGCCACCCGCAGTGCCATCCGGGATTTCCAGAAGGACCAGAAGCGGATTGCCGACGGTTATCCCGACCCGGGGCTGTTCGAGGCATTAGACATTAAACTCCAGGGCACCGAAGCGAGCTGA
- the rsuA gene encoding 16S rRNA pseudouridine(516) synthase RsuA, with protein MRLDYFIANSANVSRKEARRLILAARASVDGVICKKAATQLSGSERVTLDDESMVLPGERYLMLHKPEGVVSATTDSEHPTALDLLPPDWRRNLHIAGRLDKDTTGLLLLSTDGQWTHRVTSPRAECPKTYLATLAEPLPDDALSQLEKGVELRGETKLTAPATVERLNEDRLRLTISEGRYHQVKRMLAAVGNRVVALHRERIGAVSLDPELVSGNYRELSQAEIDSF; from the coding sequence ATGCGACTCGATTATTTCATTGCCAACAGTGCTAACGTGTCACGCAAGGAAGCGCGTCGGCTGATCCTCGCTGCGCGGGCCAGCGTCGATGGCGTCATTTGCAAGAAGGCAGCAACCCAGCTTTCTGGCAGCGAACGCGTCACCCTTGACGATGAATCCATGGTCTTGCCGGGCGAACGTTACTTGATGCTGCATAAGCCCGAGGGGGTGGTCAGCGCCACGACCGACAGCGAGCACCCTACCGCCCTGGACCTGCTACCGCCGGACTGGCGCCGCAACCTGCACATCGCCGGCCGGCTGGACAAAGACACTACCGGGCTGCTGTTGCTATCCACCGATGGCCAGTGGACCCACCGGGTGACGTCCCCGCGGGCGGAGTGCCCCAAGACCTATTTGGCGACGCTGGCCGAACCGCTTCCTGACGACGCGCTGTCCCAACTGGAAAAAGGTGTGGAACTGCGGGGTGAAACCAAGCTGACAGCGCCTGCGACGGTCGAGCGCCTCAATGAGGACAGGCTGCGGCTGACGATTTCAGAAGGCCGCTACCACCAGGTCAAACGGATGTTGGCCGCAGTGGGCAACCGGGTGGTAGCGCTACACCGGGAACGCATCGGCGCGGTCAGTCTCGATCCGGAGCTGGTCAGCGGCAACTACCGGGAACTGAGCCAGGCCGAGATCGATAGCTTTTAG
- the nudE gene encoding ADP compounds hydrolase NudE, translating into MEKKPEILDTRLVARSRLFGIESVHLRFTNGEEREFERLRTPPIAAVMCVPMLDDDTVVLIREYGAGVEDYVLTLPKGAYEHGEDWREAANRELKEEAGYGARNLTLLKDMTLSPGYMGHRIHVALAEDLYEERLPGDEPEPLEVLTWKLSELESLVQRDDMNEARVIAALYMARAVLQRRTLP; encoded by the coding sequence ATGGAGAAGAAACCGGAGATCCTCGACACACGATTGGTGGCCCGCAGCCGGCTGTTCGGTATCGAATCCGTCCATCTTCGATTTACCAATGGCGAAGAGCGGGAATTCGAGCGCCTGCGCACACCACCGATTGCCGCCGTCATGTGCGTACCGATGCTCGACGACGATACGGTCGTGCTGATACGCGAGTATGGCGCGGGGGTGGAAGACTATGTCCTGACTCTACCCAAAGGCGCCTATGAACACGGTGAGGACTGGCGCGAAGCCGCCAACCGGGAACTCAAGGAAGAAGCCGGCTACGGCGCCCGCAATCTGACTCTGCTCAAAGACATGACCTTGTCGCCGGGCTACATGGGTCATCGTATTCATGTCGCCCTGGCCGAGGACCTCTACGAAGAACGTCTGCCCGGCGACGAACCGGAGCCTTTGGAAGTGCTGACCTGGAAGTTATCGGAACTGGAGTCGCTGGTGCAGCGTGACGACATGAATGAAGCGAGGGTGATCGCGGCGCTGTATATGGCGAGAGCGGTATTGCAGCGGCGGACGCTTCCATAA
- a CDS encoding asparaginase domain-containing protein, which translates to MTEQPHESGLLLLTTGGTIDKIYFDAKSEFSIGDSEFPAIAEVAQMQMPYRVQSVLRKDSLEMTDEDRQAIRAVVEASKESRILITHGTDTMVDTARVLMDLTDRTIVFTGAMQPSRMRVTDAPFNLGFAIGALMSLPKGVYIAMSGQILDPRTARKNREAGRFEGPA; encoded by the coding sequence ATGACGGAACAACCGCACGAGAGCGGTCTTTTACTGCTGACGACGGGCGGAACGATCGACAAGATCTATTTCGATGCCAAGAGCGAGTTCAGCATAGGCGACAGCGAATTCCCCGCCATCGCCGAGGTGGCGCAAATGCAGATGCCCTACCGGGTGCAGTCGGTGTTGCGTAAGGATAGCCTGGAGATGACCGATGAAGACCGGCAGGCCATTCGCGCGGTCGTCGAGGCTTCGAAAGAGTCCCGTATCCTGATTACCCATGGCACCGACACCATGGTGGACACGGCGCGGGTGCTGATGGATTTAACCGATCGCACGATCGTGTTCACCGGGGCCATGCAGCCGTCCCGCATGCGCGTTACCGATGCGCCGTTCAACCTGGGTTTTGCTATCGGTGCGTTGATGAGTCTGCCGAAGGGCGTCTATATTGCCATGAGCGGCCAGATCCTGGACCCTCGCACGGCGCGCAAGAACCGGGAGGCGGGGCGGTTCGAGGGGCCCGCCTGA
- a CDS encoding metal-dependent hydrolase: protein MDSVTQAALGATLGGVVLGSRLGRKAVLGGALLGTLPDMDVVLDYGSAVANFTRHRGFSHSLLVLFPLAVVLAYAFYRWRPQIGFPHWVLFTTLTLVTHPILDAFTTYGTQIFWPFGGPVAVGSLFIIDPAYTLPLLIGVAIFLWRPARVRPLAIAAVLSTAYIGWSVMAQQIVADRVQPLLAERNLTNAPTLIQPMPFSTLLWRITVLGQNDRLEIVTGFFDGDQVPRVEVFDRNRTLAHVARQLPEGQQLAWFTRDFLAYHNSNNELRATDIRLGLPGAHPFTFVLAHREKRRMATAAQ from the coding sequence ATGGATTCAGTGACCCAAGCCGCCCTCGGCGCCACTCTCGGTGGCGTGGTACTGGGCTCCCGGCTCGGCCGCAAAGCCGTTCTCGGCGGCGCTCTTTTAGGTACGCTTCCAGATATGGACGTCGTGCTCGACTACGGTAGCGCCGTGGCTAATTTCACCCGGCACCGAGGATTCAGCCACTCGTTGCTTGTGTTGTTTCCGCTGGCTGTCGTGCTGGCGTATGCCTTTTACCGTTGGCGACCGCAGATTGGCTTCCCCCACTGGGTGCTATTCACCACCCTGACCTTGGTCACCCATCCTATTCTCGATGCCTTCACCACCTACGGCACCCAGATTTTCTGGCCCTTTGGCGGTCCGGTGGCCGTCGGCAGTCTGTTTATTATCGACCCGGCCTATACCCTACCGCTGCTGATCGGCGTGGCTATTTTCCTTTGGCGTCCCGCCCGGGTGCGGCCATTGGCGATTGCTGCGGTGTTGTCGACAGCCTATATCGGGTGGAGCGTGATGGCGCAGCAAATCGTCGCGGATCGAGTGCAGCCACTGCTAGCCGAGCGTAATCTGACGAATGCGCCCACACTGATCCAGCCCATGCCTTTCTCGACGTTACTTTGGCGGATTACCGTGCTGGGGCAAAATGATCGATTGGAAATCGTGACCGGTTTCTTCGACGGTGACCAAGTGCCCCGGGTGGAAGTTTTCGATCGCAATCGAACCTTGGCCCATGTCGCCCGGCAACTGCCGGAAGGCCAACAGCTGGCCTGGTTCACGCGCGATTTTCTCGCCTACCACAACAGCAATAACGAACTGCGGGCCACAGACATTCGCCTGGGATTGCCCGGCGCCCATCCGTTCACTTTCGTGTTAGCGCACCGTGAAAAACGGCGAATGGCAACCGCTGCGCAGTGA